One segment of Macrotis lagotis isolate mMagLag1 chromosome 1, bilby.v1.9.chrom.fasta, whole genome shotgun sequence DNA contains the following:
- the LOC141512448 gene encoding large ribosomal subunit protein eL39-like — protein MSSHKTFRIKRFLAKKQKQNRPIPQWIQMKTGNKIRHNSKRRHWRRTKLGL, from the coding sequence ATGTCCTCTCATAAAACATTCAGAATCAAGAGGTTCCtggccaagaaacagaagcagaatcgtcccattccccagtggattcAGATGAAAACTGGCAATAAGATCAGGCACAACTCAAAGAGGAGACACTGGAGAAGGACCAAGCTCGGGTTATAA